In Acinetobacter sp. C32I, one genomic interval encodes:
- the recG gene encoding ATP-dependent DNA helicase RecG — protein sequence MTSVQQLQGVGAAAATLLEKLHIFSTDDLLFHLPRDYEDRSTIIPMNQLIVGRSYLLEGEVRSVDFPPGKKKSLAALLQDDFGKVTLRFYHIYKGLTDRIQMGQRLRIFGEVRVGARGLELYHPEIQVIQQHTALPKTQLTAIYPSTEGLTQPKLREYVRQALKHHSDDLPELLPSKYSNGYELKQALHYIHEPPIDANMLQLNQGSHPAQQRLIFEELVAHQISLLTRRAYIRQISAPRFSSSKVLAKKLLEGLPFQMTNAQKRVSKEILQDLKQDQPMLRLVQGDVGAGKTLVAAVAACHALEADWQVALMAPTEILAEQHYLNFKRWFEPLGIQVAWLSGKQKGKARTQAEQQIKEGHAQLIVGTHALFQDTVGFSKLGLVIIDEQHRFGVDQRLALRNKGADQFTPHQLVMTATPIPRTLAMSAYGDLDTSIIDELPPGRTPIQTVTIPLERREQVLQRIASNCREGKQAYWVCTLVEQSETLDAQAAEATYQEIKERFPDINIGLVHGKMKADEKQSVMQAFKDNQSQLLIATTVIEVGVDVPNASIMVIENAERLGLSQLHQLRGRVGRGATASFCALLYKTPLSQNGQERLSILRESNDGFVIAEKDLEIRGPGELLGTKQTGDMGFRVARLERDDHLLTQAHYVAEQILKDYPQHADGLLKRWLPEAPRYAYV from the coding sequence CATCTTCCTCGTGACTATGAAGATCGTAGCACTATTATTCCAATGAATCAGCTGATCGTTGGACGAAGTTACTTGCTTGAAGGTGAAGTCCGTTCTGTCGATTTCCCTCCGGGGAAAAAGAAATCGCTCGCTGCCCTATTACAAGATGATTTTGGTAAGGTAACTTTACGCTTTTATCATATTTATAAAGGCCTGACTGATCGCATCCAAATGGGGCAACGATTACGAATTTTTGGTGAAGTTCGCGTTGGTGCACGGGGTTTAGAGTTATATCATCCTGAAATTCAGGTCATTCAACAGCATACTGCATTACCCAAGACCCAACTCACTGCGATTTATCCCAGCACCGAAGGCTTAACCCAGCCCAAGCTGCGTGAATATGTACGCCAAGCACTTAAGCATCATAGTGATGACTTACCTGAATTATTGCCCAGCAAATACAGCAATGGCTATGAACTGAAACAAGCACTGCATTACATTCACGAGCCACCGATTGATGCCAATATGCTGCAACTCAATCAAGGTTCGCATCCTGCACAACAACGCCTGATTTTTGAAGAACTGGTTGCCCATCAAATCAGTCTACTCACCCGTCGTGCTTATATTCGGCAAATTTCTGCACCACGCTTTAGTAGCAGCAAAGTGCTGGCGAAGAAGCTATTGGAAGGCTTGCCCTTCCAAATGACCAATGCACAAAAGCGGGTGTCCAAAGAAATTTTACAAGATCTGAAGCAAGATCAGCCGATGTTACGTCTGGTACAGGGTGATGTCGGTGCAGGCAAAACCTTGGTAGCAGCAGTAGCAGCCTGTCATGCGCTGGAAGCCGATTGGCAAGTGGCGCTTATGGCACCGACTGAGATTTTAGCTGAACAGCATTATTTAAACTTTAAACGCTGGTTTGAGCCTTTGGGTATTCAAGTCGCATGGCTGTCAGGCAAACAAAAAGGCAAAGCCCGAACCCAAGCTGAACAACAGATTAAAGAAGGTCATGCCCAACTGATCGTGGGCACGCATGCCCTATTTCAAGATACAGTCGGTTTCTCCAAGCTGGGTTTGGTGATTATTGACGAGCAGCATCGCTTCGGTGTTGATCAACGCCTCGCTTTAAGAAATAAAGGTGCCGATCAATTTACCCCGCATCAACTGGTCATGACTGCAACACCGATTCCTCGTACTTTAGCCATGAGTGCTTATGGGGATTTAGATACCTCGATTATTGACGAACTTCCGCCTGGACGTACCCCGATTCAAACCGTAACCATTCCCCTAGAACGGCGTGAGCAGGTGCTGCAACGTATCGCAAGCAATTGTCGTGAAGGCAAACAGGCCTATTGGGTTTGTACCTTGGTTGAACAATCTGAAACGTTGGATGCGCAAGCGGCAGAAGCCACTTATCAAGAAATTAAAGAGCGTTTTCCAGACATCAACATTGGTCTGGTACATGGCAAGATGAAGGCCGATGAAAAGCAAAGTGTCATGCAAGCCTTTAAAGACAATCAGTCTCAGCTGTTAATTGCCACTACAGTCATTGAAGTCGGGGTCGATGTCCCGAATGCGTCGATCATGGTGATTGAAAATGCCGAGCGCTTGGGCCTTTCCCAATTACATCAATTACGTGGTCGAGTAGGCCGTGGGGCAACCGCCAGTTTCTGTGCCCTACTGTATAAAACCCCTTTGTCTCAAAATGGTCAGGAACGTCTTTCGATTTTACGTGAGAGCAATGATGGCTTTGTGATCGCAGAAAAGGATTTGGAAATTCGAGGTCCGGGAGAATTACTCGGCACCAAACAAACTGGAGATATGGGCTTTCGTGTGGCACGTTTAGAACGGGATGACCATCTGCTTACCCAAGCGCATTATGTGGCAGAGCAAATTCTGAAAGATTATCCCCAGCATGCAGATGGTCTACTCAAGCGCTGGCTGCCTGAAGCACCACGATATGCCTATGTTTAA
- a CDS encoding phosphoribosyltransferase family protein, which yields MFKRLGTSAQQLFDYLTPCSLCDIGMKRQFGVCHSCWQQLPWLKQSIERNQQQVLVACDYAYPIDRIIQQFKYEQKLHHQRILDGLLLQLKLPKVHAIVPMPISADRLAERGFNQALLLAKALSKSLNIPVWQPVQRLAQHSQKGLSRLERLEDIEQQFVAAPPNSIRYRNVLIVDDVLTTGSSISALSQVLNQLGCQQIYSACVAAAQVKPPNSVDFADTTESQCLSLRVPIK from the coding sequence ATGTTTAAACGACTTGGCACATCAGCACAGCAATTATTTGATTATTTAACACCGTGTAGTCTCTGCGACATTGGGATGAAACGTCAGTTTGGTGTATGCCACAGTTGCTGGCAACAACTGCCTTGGCTAAAGCAAAGCATTGAGCGTAACCAACAACAGGTCTTGGTCGCCTGTGATTATGCCTATCCGATTGATCGGATCATTCAACAGTTTAAATATGAGCAAAAACTGCATCATCAAAGAATATTAGATGGTCTGCTATTACAACTCAAACTTCCGAAAGTACATGCGATTGTACCCATGCCAATTTCGGCCGATCGTCTAGCAGAACGCGGCTTTAATCAGGCTCTTCTACTCGCCAAGGCATTGAGCAAAAGCTTAAATATCCCCGTTTGGCAACCCGTACAACGCTTGGCTCAGCACTCACAAAAAGGACTATCCCGTTTAGAACGTCTTGAAGATATTGAGCAACAGTTTGTGGCAGCACCACCTAACTCAATCCGTTATCGCAACGTCCTCATTGTCGATGATGTGCTCACCACAGGCAGCTCAATCAGTGCCTTATCCCAAGTCCTAAACCAACTCGGCTGCCAACAGATCTATAGTGCCTGCGTAGCAGCCGCACAAGTAAAACCGCCTAACTCAGTTGATTTTGCTGACACCACGGAATCACAATGTCTTTCGTTAAGGGTGCCAATAAAGTAG
- a CDS encoding NUDIX domain-containing protein: protein MNIITVAAAVILNEHNQLLLVRKQNTQAFMQVGGKLETDEPPEITIQREILEEIGCECELKQFIGRFETAAANEPDHVLVSYVYAVELKQAPKIAAEIAEMKWIELNDQSTLLAPLTKDIVIPWCQQNQLS, encoded by the coding sequence GTGAACATCATCACCGTGGCGGCGGCTGTCATTTTAAATGAACACAATCAATTGTTATTAGTACGCAAACAAAATACTCAAGCATTTATGCAAGTGGGCGGCAAATTGGAAACGGATGAGCCACCTGAAATCACGATACAACGTGAGATTTTGGAGGAAATTGGCTGTGAATGTGAATTGAAACAATTCATTGGTCGTTTTGAAACGGCTGCCGCCAATGAACCTGATCATGTGTTGGTGAGTTATGTCTATGCGGTTGAATTAAAGCAAGCACCAAAAATTGCCGCAGAAATTGCAGAAATGAAATGGATTGAGTTGAATGACCAATCTACTTTATTGGCACCCTTAACGAAAGACATTGTGATTCCGTGGTGTCAGCAAAATCAACTGAGTTAG
- a CDS encoding TIGR00730 family Rossman fold protein, translating into MNSICVFCGSSLGNDPIYQQMAEATGQAIAAQGQTLVYGGGRSGLMGVVANSALQAGGRVIGVIPEALVDRELAHTGLTELHIVKNMHERKTKMAELSDAFVALPGGAGTLEEIFEQWTWSQLGIHQKPCAFLNVDGFYEDLIRMIQGSVERGFSQERFVNKLIVAEQIEDVLAAFSAYQPATPKWTSTTEIQA; encoded by the coding sequence ATGAATTCTATATGTGTTTTCTGTGGTTCTTCTCTTGGTAATGATCCTATTTATCAGCAAATGGCTGAGGCGACAGGTCAGGCAATTGCGGCACAGGGACAAACCTTGGTCTATGGCGGTGGTCGTTCAGGTTTAATGGGTGTGGTCGCTAATAGTGCATTACAGGCGGGCGGACGAGTCATCGGCGTAATTCCAGAGGCTTTGGTCGATCGAGAGTTGGCACATACAGGTCTCACGGAATTGCATATCGTCAAGAATATGCATGAGCGTAAGACCAAAATGGCTGAGCTATCCGATGCCTTTGTGGCTTTACCGGGTGGGGCGGGCACACTGGAAGAAATCTTTGAACAATGGACATGGAGCCAATTGGGGATTCATCAGAAACCATGTGCATTCTTAAATGTGGATGGCTTCTATGAGGACTTGATTCGGATGATTCAAGGCTCTGTTGAACGTGGTTTTAGTCAGGAACGTTTTGTTAATAAATTGATTGTGGCAGAGCAGATTGAGGATGTTTTGGCTGCATTTTCGGCCTACCAACCTGCGACACCCAAGTGGACATCAACAACTGAAATACAAGCTTAA